From Nerophis ophidion isolate RoL-2023_Sa linkage group LG15, RoL_Noph_v1.0, whole genome shotgun sequence, one genomic window encodes:
- the pi15a gene encoding peptidase inhibitor 15-A, with translation MHLHLLAFTFVCVHCGTSALAVSATDAPSPASQAAKFTSTGAETDAGAGSKSRRKRYISQSDMVAILDYHNKVRGKVFPPASNMEYMVWDDNLAKSAENWAHACLWEHGPSHLLRFLGQNLSVRTGRYRSILQLVKPWYDEVKDYSFPYPRDCNPRCPLRCYGPMCTHYTQMVWATSNKVGCAVHTCHNMNVWGSMWKRATYLVCNYSPKGNWIGEAPYKVGVPCSACPPSYGGSCSNNMCSPAVKTNYLHWFK, from the exons ATGCATCTTCACTTACTGGCGTTCACTTTCGTGTGCGTGCACTGCGGAACAAGTGCACTGGCTGTGTCCGCCACCGACGCACCTTCCCCGGCGTCACAGGCAGCCAAATTCACCAGCACCGGTGCAGAAACCGACGCCGGTGCGGGCTCTAAGAGCAGGAGGAAGCGTTACATCAGCCAGAGCGACATGGTGGCCATTCTTGATTACCACAACAAAGTGAGAGGCAAGGTGTTTCCTCCAGCCTCCAACATGGAGTACATG gtgtgggatGACAATCTGGCTAAGTCAGCTGAGAACTGGGCCCACGCCTGCCTGTGGGAGCACGGCCCGTCTCACCTCCTCAGGTTTCTGGGTCAGAACCTCTCCGTCAGGACAGGACG GTATCGCTCCATTCTCCAGCTGGTGAAACCGTGGTATGACGAGGTCAAAGATTACTCTTTTCCTTACCCACGTGACTGCAACCCTCGCTGCCCCCTCAGATGCTACGGCCCCATGTGCACCCATTACACTCAG ATGGTGTGGGCCACGTCCAACAAAGTGGGCTGTGCCGTCCACACGTGCCACAATATGAATGTTTGGGGCTCTATGTGGAAGCGGGCGACGTATCTCGTCTGCAACTACTCGCCAAA ggGCAACTGGATCGGCGAGGCTCCCTACAAGGTTGGCGTCCCCTGCTCCGCCTGCCCCCCCAGCTATGGCGGCTCATGCAGCAACAACATGTGCTCCCCTGCTGTGAAGACAAACTACCTGCACTGGTTTAAATAA